A window of the Phaseolus vulgaris cultivar G19833 chromosome 5, P. vulgaris v2.0, whole genome shotgun sequence genome harbors these coding sequences:
- the LOC137834163 gene encoding lysine-rich arabinogalactan protein 19-like → MSGKDRRKALLELARLQGAKGTGSSSSTTEPIAAPPLSVAPAEGPEPGRKRRKLVKAFPSSAAAALAPSTEEESSGSPLVHRKRKLPAVGGASSLQPGEIEVVEVEEGSPSPPSIQPAPVPTCFPSPQQLPSPTPRSPSPSPVCQPLGQSTPPAGGDSARSGDLPGPFVSPPPLPTSAATAEGGGASSRPSGSGATNENFSRVIALVR, encoded by the coding sequence ATGTCAGGGAAGGACAGGAGGAAagctttgctggagcttgccagaCTCCAGggggccaaagggactggctcctcttcttccaccaccgagcCTATCGCAgcccctcctctctcggtcgcgccagctgaaggccccgagccaggaaggaaaagaaggaagctggtgaaggcctttccttcatctgctgctgctgctcTTGCCCcttcaactgaagaggagagctctggctctcctctcgTTCACCGCAAGAGGAAGCTTCCAGCTGTTGGGGGGGCCTCATCTCTTCAGCCTGGGGAGATTGAGGTagtggaggtagaggaaggttcaccctcGCCCCCCTCTATTCAACCTGCCCCAGTGCCTACGTGCTTTCCCTCTCCCCAACAACTGCCATCCCCAACTCCCCGATCGCCTTCTCCTTCCCCAGTATGCCAACCACTTGGTCAATCCACTCCACCTGCTGGGGGCGATTCTGCTCGCTCGGGGGATCTCCCGGGACCTTTCGTGTCGccaccaccactgccaaccTCCGCCGCCACCGCTGAAGGTGGGGGGGCCAGCTCTCGACCAAGCGGCTCTGGAGCAACCAATGAGAACTTCAGCCGAGTCATCGCTCTGGTTCGATAG